TCTACCTAAACAACCAGTCTACAGAAGAAGTAGAACATCTGAAAATTTAAACCCTTTTCTGTCAGCCCCGAAAGTATTTTAAAACCTGATTTGAAGACACTTGTTATTTACTGACTACCTAATTTTCACACTAACAGGAAGAAACTCGAtaggatgtgtgtgtggctcttaaaagagcctttgTGGTGTTGCGTTGAATGCCGACTTATTTGGCCTTGGCAGCTTTCTCGGCCTTCTTCGGCAGCAGGACAGCCTGGATGTTGGGCAGCACACCGCCCTGAGCGATGGTGACGTTAGTCATGAGCTTGTTGAGCTCCTCGTCGTTGCGGACAGCCAGCTGCAGGTGACGGGGGATGATCCTGGTCTTCTTGTTATCACGGGCTGCGTTTCCAGCCAGCTCCAGGATCTCAGCCGTCAGGTACTCAAGCACCGCCGCCAGGTAGACGGGAGCTCCGGCGCCGACACGCTGAGCGTAGTTCCCCTTCCTCAGCAGCCTGTGGACCCGGCCGACAGGGAACTGAAGCCCGGCCCGAGATGACCGGCTCTTTGCCTTTGCCCTGGCCTTCCCGCCGGTCTTCCCTCTTCCAGACATGTTCAATATGAATTTATCTTCTGTAAAGAGAAGAAATGTGAATTATTTCATTACCGTCGACTCTCTGCTTATATATTCTTACAGCTCCGCCTAGCTGACACGTTATTGGTCAAAGCTAGCGTATGTTGTATCGTCCAATCAGGAGCGGAACTTTATTATGCAACTTCCGTATTCGCTTCTGGGAGATTTTCAAAATACAGGAGGCTACTAACTTCTAAATGTAAAAGTGCACTTTCTAAcatatttgcttttgttttttattatagtCAGACTTGCTTCAATAtacaaaataaaccaataaatataaaaaataaaccataataatattaaaataaagagaggCCGTGTAGAAATGAGACAAGTTCAGATAGGCTACAGATACAAGATAAGGTATTGCCCAGTTGTACAGTTGGACTCTTGAACTGATGATTGTATGTTTATTTCGAAGCACAAAAGACCATATAAACCACTCAAACCCCCGCAAGAGCTTAATGCCTCTCAGGGGATTGCTGAACAATAAACATTTGACTTGTTACCGTTCATTTTAGCTGTTTACATTTAGCCTATTCCTTTACTTTTCTGTCCCTAACAAGTTCATCTTTTCATATTCAAGCGCCTTGACAACGTTCCTTAAACCGGAAGTTTATTAattcccttcaaaataaaagctattctttgtccaaacaggaagtaaagtagcCTTAGCTTGATGGCAtgcaaaattcaaaataaaagacgaAATATATtgacaacaaacattttcttgagAAAATCTCTTGATTTCTTGGCTAACTCTAAGTGAGTTACACAAGTAGCCTAATTCCTCTCTGCTTTTTTAATAATTAGTGAGAATAAATTCGACTGAGAAATAAGTTGTTTTAAATTAGTTGTATGGATGAACAGTCATACATCATCACTGCAAATCTTTTACCTATAGGTTTATTAACTGAGTCAAGTTTCATTTTCGTTTCCCCTTCGTCATCTGAGGTATCGAAAGTTACTGCACTTCAGCATGTGCTGAGTTCAAGTGCAAGTGGGAAAGTCGGAAAATTTAAGTGAGGCAGTCTCTACATGTCTTGCTTTGATTTGTAAgcgggttttttttattttatattttagcagcGAGTAGGTGAATCCAATAAAGCGATTCTCTAAGTTAAGGTTgatacatgaaaatgttttatatgagTGGATAAAATACTACATTTGTCTTTACAGTGCTATAGCCTACATTGTTTATCTTTTTACATTGGATAAttgaattttttaaatataagccCCAAAGCCAAATGTTGATACAGCAGGTCAAGGTGAAACTTTATTTCCCActgttatttacattatttaagtTCAATGGATAAAAATGTATCATAATGACTGATTTTGGAAAATTtttaattatgaaaatgttcgttaACACCACAGATGTGAATAAACTGAAGTTGAGGGGTACTGGAAGTCAAATTTGTTCAGAAATTGAGgaaaataaactatttatttgACACAACTATCATTAAGCACACGACTGGTAAAACCATAAACTGTAGCCTAAatctaaatattaatggacgaggtctgagtgacgtcagcaatctgttcctgcagggcgcTCTGGAGACtgatcggcagcagccgccatgctggaaatcctgtctcaccctaactttcagtcaccCTAATGACAGACTGATgaacccctgtacagtgtgtgcccatgatgacaataactaatcagatctattttttttgtaccaggctgtaaacatgttaatgtatcatttatttttattcctctgGAGGTAACACTGGAGGCAAAAGTCAGGGGAGAAGAAGAGTCCATCGGGGGTGGCCATCTTCTGTGAATCTTGTATCTATCAAATGGGCATGGAAAAAACCATTGTCGACCGTAGGCTCTCGATCACATCTAAGTCACCGACAGTGGCTGACAATTTTTTAGCAGTAGCGTACCTTCACTTTGCATACCTTGATATACCAAGTACACCAGTAGCATATACAGCGTATTACAGATTCCA
This genomic interval from Labrus mixtus chromosome 4, fLabMix1.1, whole genome shotgun sequence contains the following:
- the LOC132973368 gene encoding histone H2A-like, whose product is MSGRGKTGGKARAKAKSRSSRAGLQFPVGRVHRLLRKGNYAQRVGAGAPVYLAAVLEYLTAEILELAGNAARDNKKTRIIPRHLQLAVRNDEELNKLMTNVTIAQGGVLPNIQAVLLPKKAEKAAKAK